In Verrucomicrobiia bacterium, the following proteins share a genomic window:
- a CDS encoding ABC transporter ATP-binding protein: MELSIAPGPPPGGGRPGPEDAVVDVREVFKIYRQGDVEVAALNGVSLAIMAGEFLVLMGPSGSGKSTLLHLIAGIDRPTRGELHVQGIDITLLNESQLADWRNRNVGFVFQSFNLVPVLTAFENVELPLLLTRLGRRERRHLVETALDLVGLSDRSRHLPRQMSGGQEQRVAIARALVTDPSLVVADEPTGNLDAHSANEVLEILASLSRDHGKTVIMVTHDPKAAAFGSRQVHLEKGELSA; this comes from the coding sequence ATGGAGCTTTCAATCGCGCCGGGCCCCCCCCCCGGAGGCGGCCGGCCCGGCCCCGAAGACGCCGTCGTGGATGTGCGCGAGGTCTTCAAAATCTACCGCCAGGGCGATGTCGAAGTGGCCGCGCTCAACGGCGTCTCGCTCGCAATCATGGCCGGGGAGTTCCTGGTCCTGATGGGACCCTCGGGCTCCGGCAAGTCCACCCTCCTCCACCTGATCGCCGGCATCGACCGGCCCACTCGCGGCGAACTCCACGTCCAGGGCATCGACATCACCCTCCTCAACGAATCGCAATTGGCCGACTGGCGGAACCGCAACGTCGGGTTCGTGTTCCAAAGCTTCAACCTCGTGCCCGTCCTCACCGCCTTCGAGAATGTCGAACTGCCCCTCCTCCTCACCCGCCTCGGTCGCCGCGAACGTCGTCACCTGGTCGAAACCGCCCTCGACCTGGTCGGCCTCTCCGACCGCAGCCGACACCTCCCAAGGCAGATGTCCGGCGGACAGGAACAGCGCGTCGCCATCGCCCGCGCCCTGGTCACCGACCCCAGCCTCGTGGTCGCCGACGAGCCGACCGGCAATCTCGACGCCCATTCCGCCAATGAGGTGCTCGAAATCCTCGCTTCCCTCAGCCGCGATCACGGCAAGACGGTGATCATGGTGACCCACGATCCCAAGGCCGCCGCCTTCGGCTCCCGCCAGGTCCACCTCGAAAAGGGCGAACTCTCCGCCTGA
- a CDS encoding ABC transporter permease: MTLPGFVLRNALRNKRRALLSTLSVAASLFLLVLLQTLQREFTLPPEDVGASLRIAVRNKVSLGMPLPARQRPIIERIPGIAAVTPFTFFGGRFRDEAFTPFAQFAVDPVAFTNVFVDARVEAGQLADWLADHRSCIVGRDTLERYGLSVGERLRLTGTFYPVDLDLRIAGSYSGTLDDRSVFFHHRHLDEMLGGSETVGTWWVRAASAEVAPEVISTLNATFANTSAEVRAETESAFQMGFVSMWGNIKLLIGSISGVVVFTLLLVAVSTMSMAIRERFRELAILKALGYRRRELFGFILAESFGLSMLGALLGAGGAFLLFQSIDIQKLSGGMMLYFEVTPRILAMAFTVAAALGILASIPPALAVARTSVVEGLRTLD, from the coding sequence ATGACGCTGCCCGGATTCGTCCTCCGCAATGCCCTCCGCAACAAGCGCCGGGCCCTGTTGTCCACCCTCAGCGTGGCAGCCAGCCTCTTCCTCCTCGTGCTGCTCCAGACGCTGCAACGCGAGTTCACCCTGCCGCCCGAAGACGTCGGTGCCTCCCTCCGCATCGCCGTCCGCAACAAGGTCTCCCTCGGCATGCCCCTCCCCGCCCGCCAGCGCCCCATCATCGAACGGATCCCCGGCATCGCAGCGGTGACCCCGTTCACCTTCTTCGGCGGCCGTTTCCGCGACGAGGCCTTCACGCCCTTCGCCCAGTTCGCCGTCGATCCCGTCGCCTTCACCAACGTCTTCGTCGATGCCCGCGTCGAAGCCGGACAACTGGCCGACTGGCTCGCCGACCACCGCTCCTGCATCGTCGGCCGCGACACCCTCGAACGCTACGGCCTCTCCGTCGGCGAACGCCTGCGCCTGACCGGCACCTTCTACCCCGTGGACCTCGATCTCCGCATCGCCGGCTCGTACTCCGGCACCCTCGATGACCGCTCGGTGTTCTTCCACCACCGCCACCTCGACGAAATGCTGGGCGGCTCCGAAACGGTCGGAACCTGGTGGGTGCGCGCCGCCTCCGCCGAGGTGGCGCCGGAAGTGATCTCGACCCTGAACGCCACCTTCGCCAACACCTCGGCCGAGGTCCGGGCCGAGACGGAAAGCGCGTTCCAGATGGGCTTCGTGTCCATGTGGGGCAATATCAAACTCCTCATCGGCTCGATCAGCGGGGTGGTCGTCTTCACCCTCCTCCTCGTCGCCGTCAGCACCATGAGCATGGCCATCCGCGAACGGTTCCGCGAGCTGGCGATCCTCAAGGCCCTCGGCTACCGCCGCCGCGAACTGTTCGGCTTCATCCTCGCCGAAAGCTTCGGACTCTCGATGCTCGGCGCCCTCCTCGGGGCCGGCGGCGCCTTCCTCCTCTTCCAGTCCATCGACATCCAGAAGCTCAGCGGCGGCATGATGCTCTACTTCGAGGTCACCCCCCGCATCCTCGCCATGGCCTTCACCGTCGCCGCCGCCCTCGGCATCCTCGCCTCCATCCCCCCCGCCCTGGCCGTCGCCCGTACCAGCGTCGTCGAAGGCCTCAGAACCCTCGACTGA
- a CDS encoding ABC transporter permease gives MALPLKYNVRNVLVRWRSTVATLLGIALVVGVYILLQAMAAGIERSSANTGSPDQLLVVRRGSTAESSSIVSREQWRTLLYSPEIARTDADEPLVSADVLVLLNLPRSEGRGEANVLLRGTSPRGPALRPQVRLVAGRWFQPGRREVVVSQRLAQRFESFGIGDQFRSGPATFTVVGHMDGNRSAFDSEIWMDADEARALFDREQYSSLLLRPRDDAAREALMNRIENDRRLQLIAHIESEYYASQTGTATPIKWLGNFLALAMSVGAVFAAMNTMYAAVGARTREIGTLRVLGFRRRTVVLSFLIEGVFLATLGGAVGCLLSLFLNGYAVGTLNFETFSESVFEFQVTPAVMLKGLVFAWIVGVLGTLLPAVRAARLPVIASLKSV, from the coding sequence ATGGCCCTTCCCCTCAAGTACAACGTCCGCAACGTCCTCGTCCGCTGGCGCTCCACGGTCGCCACCCTCCTCGGCATCGCCCTCGTCGTCGGCGTGTACATCCTCCTCCAGGCCATGGCGGCCGGCATCGAACGCAGCAGCGCCAATACCGGCAGCCCCGACCAGCTCCTCGTGGTCCGCCGTGGCTCAACCGCCGAGTCCAGCAGCATCGTCTCCCGCGAACAGTGGCGCACCCTCCTCTACAGCCCTGAAATCGCCCGCACCGACGCCGACGAACCCCTCGTCTCCGCCGATGTCCTCGTCCTCCTCAACCTCCCCCGCTCCGAAGGCCGAGGCGAAGCCAATGTCCTCCTCCGCGGCACCTCCCCACGCGGCCCCGCCCTCCGCCCCCAGGTGCGCCTCGTCGCCGGACGCTGGTTCCAACCCGGCCGCCGCGAGGTGGTCGTCTCCCAACGCCTCGCCCAGCGCTTCGAATCATTCGGCATCGGCGACCAGTTCCGCAGCGGTCCCGCCACCTTCACCGTCGTGGGACACATGGACGGCAACCGCAGCGCGTTCGACTCCGAGATCTGGATGGACGCCGACGAGGCCCGGGCCCTCTTCGACCGTGAACAATACTCCAGCCTCCTCCTCCGCCCCCGCGATGACGCGGCGCGCGAGGCCCTCATGAACCGCATCGAAAACGACAGGCGCCTCCAGCTCATTGCCCACATCGAAAGCGAGTACTACGCCTCCCAGACCGGCACCGCCACGCCCATCAAATGGCTCGGCAACTTCCTCGCCCTCGCCATGTCCGTCGGCGCCGTCTTCGCTGCCATGAACACCATGTACGCCGCCGTCGGTGCCCGCACCCGCGAGATCGGGACCCTTCGCGTCCTCGGCTTCCGCCGCCGCACCGTCGTCCTCAGCTTCCTCATCGAGGGCGTCTTCCTCGCCACCCTCGGCGGCGCCGTCGGTTGCCTGCTTTCCCTCTTCCTCAACGGCTATGCCGTCGGGACCCTGAACTTCGAAACCTTCAGCGAATCCGTCTTCGAGTTCCAGGTCACCCCCGCCGTGATGCTCAAAGGCCTGGTCTTTGCCTGGATCGTCGGCGTCCTCGGCACCCTCCTCCCCGCCGTCCGCGCCGCCCGGCTCCCGGTCATCGCCTCCCTCAAGTCCGTATGA
- a CDS encoding efflux RND transporter periplasmic adaptor subunit — MNPPSTSKVARLRIDPAAKRRSQGSFWLLFGTVAFLAVAAVLTWQPWTTESDRVVTGRGSTQSRTSASSRDPAAPASSPTSPSARSAGTRSDRSSTPPPVSPDPARSPGGTSDTVVLTVSGYIINRERIELSPRFMGQVRWIGVTKGDAVTNGQVVVQLDDTEYQAQRLEVLGRLDGAHVRIERAQLELRRIERLAAANIETQQALDFARLDVAAARADLKSLEGQLARIDTWIDWTVIRSPINGVVLEKMVDPNELVTPQSFGGTRGPSTALISVGDPTDLQVEIDLNEADLSKVRLGQFCRVSPEAWLDRVYDGEVVEIAPEASRQKGTLQIKVQIRDPDAFLIPELSAKVDFLAIDPAPARGVAN; from the coding sequence ATGAATCCGCCCTCCACGTCCAAGGTCGCCCGCCTTCGTATCGACCCGGCCGCCAAGCGCCGGTCCCAGGGAAGCTTCTGGCTCCTCTTCGGCACGGTCGCCTTCCTCGCCGTCGCCGCTGTCCTCACCTGGCAACCCTGGACAACCGAGTCGGACCGCGTCGTGACCGGCCGCGGATCCACCCAGTCCCGCACCTCCGCGTCCTCCCGCGATCCCGCCGCCCCGGCATCATCCCCAACATCTCCCTCCGCAAGATCCGCCGGCACCCGCTCCGACCGGTCGTCCACCCCGCCTCCGGTTTCCCCGGACCCCGCGCGCTCCCCGGGCGGGACCTCCGACACCGTGGTCCTCACCGTCAGCGGCTACATCATCAATCGCGAACGCATCGAACTCAGCCCCCGCTTCATGGGTCAGGTCCGCTGGATCGGCGTCACCAAGGGCGACGCCGTCACCAACGGCCAGGTCGTCGTCCAGCTCGACGACACCGAATACCAGGCCCAGCGCCTCGAAGTCCTCGGACGACTCGATGGAGCCCACGTCCGCATCGAACGCGCCCAACTCGAACTGCGCCGCATCGAACGTCTCGCCGCCGCCAATATCGAAACCCAGCAGGCCCTCGACTTCGCACGGCTCGATGTCGCCGCCGCCCGCGCCGACCTCAAATCCCTCGAAGGCCAGCTCGCCCGCATCGACACCTGGATCGACTGGACGGTCATCCGTTCCCCCATCAACGGCGTCGTCCTGGAAAAAATGGTCGATCCCAATGAACTGGTGACCCCCCAGAGCTTCGGCGGTACCCGCGGCCCCAGCACCGCCCTCATCTCCGTCGGCGATCCCACGGATCTCCAGGTCGAAATCGACCTCAACGAGGCAGATCTTTCCAAGGTCCGGCTCGGCCAATTCTGCCGGGTCAGCCCCGAAGCCTGGCTCGACCGCGTCTACGACGGCGAAGTCGTCGAAATCGCCCCCGAAGCCAGCCGCCAGAAAGGAACCCTCCAGATCAAGGTCCAGATCCGCGACCCCGACGCCTTCCTCATCCCCGAACTCAGCGCCAAAGTGGACTTCCTCGCCATCGACCCCGCCCCCGCCCGGGGCGTCGCAAATTAG
- a CDS encoding DUF1080 domain-containing protein: MKIPLGVPAALLLLAMSGRGEDGFRPLFNGHNLDGWVNVNCAPGTWRATNGLIHCTGFPIGELRTDRMYQNFILELEWRHLRPQGNAGVFVWADALTAPGQPFIRGIEVQVLDGREGTWFTSDGDIFPIHGARMVPINGRGGDRAFPIEKRSRPSPEWNHYRIECVDGAISLAVNGKIVTRGHSASPRKGYICLESEGSPVEFRNLRLRELPAREALPPEHIAEPALGFHPLYSGVDGSGWHWTEAVARSWRVEDWTLASLGGDDATPLVSEHSFGDGELILDWRWPDREQPGDWTRLVRPRGYNLATVLAPWTARDRSGENPPGQWNRALLRLRGNHLAIEINGRPLGTGFELPGIPPQAPLVLIPPPRPAQWANLFWRRLD, from the coding sequence ATGAAGATTCCCCTCGGAGTTCCCGCCGCCCTCCTGCTGCTCGCCATGTCGGGCCGTGGCGAAGATGGATTCCGCCCCCTCTTCAACGGCCACAACCTCGATGGCTGGGTCAACGTCAACTGCGCCCCCGGCACCTGGCGCGCCACCAACGGCCTCATCCACTGCACCGGCTTCCCCATCGGCGAACTGCGCACCGACCGGATGTACCAGAACTTCATCCTCGAACTCGAATGGCGTCACCTCCGGCCCCAGGGCAACGCCGGCGTGTTCGTCTGGGCCGATGCCCTCACCGCCCCCGGTCAACCCTTCATCCGCGGTATCGAAGTCCAGGTCCTCGATGGCCGCGAAGGCACCTGGTTCACCTCCGACGGCGATATCTTCCCCATCCACGGCGCCCGCATGGTCCCCATCAACGGACGCGGCGGCGATCGCGCCTTCCCCATCGAGAAGCGTTCCCGCCCCTCCCCCGAGTGGAATCACTACCGCATCGAGTGCGTGGACGGCGCCATCTCCCTCGCCGTCAACGGCAAAATCGTCACCCGCGGCCACAGCGCCTCCCCCCGCAAGGGCTACATCTGCCTCGAATCCGAAGGTTCCCCCGTCGAGTTCCGCAACCTCCGCCTCCGCGAACTCCCCGCCCGCGAAGCCCTCCCCCCCGAACACATCGCCGAACCCGCCCTCGGCTTCCATCCCCTCTACTCCGGCGTGGACGGTTCAGGCTGGCACTGGACCGAAGCCGTCGCCCGATCCTGGCGCGTCGAGGACTGGACCCTCGCCAGTCTCGGCGGCGACGACGCCACCCCGCTGGTTTCCGAACACTCCTTCGGCGACGGCGAACTCATCCTCGACTGGCGCTGGCCCGACCGCGAACAACCCGGCGACTGGACCCGCCTGGTCCGCCCCCGCGGCTACAATCTGGCCACCGTCCTCGCCCCATGGACCGCCCGGGATCGCTCCGGGGAAAACCCGCCCGGACAATGGAACCGCGCCCTCCTCCGCCTCCGCGGCAACCACCTCGCCATCGAGATCAACGGTCGCCCCCTCGGAACCGGGTTCGAACTCCCAGGCATCCCCCCTCAGGCCCCCCTCGTCCTCATCCCCCCGCCCCGCCCCGCCCAGTGGGCCAACCTCTTCTGGCGCCGCCTCGACTGA
- a CDS encoding DUF1501 domain-containing protein produces MHASPPLSERSQVDLCRRTFLGRSAYGLGGMALATLLGRGLDARAAEPAGSEGRWPGVVTTPHAPVRAKRIIHLCMAGGPSHLETFDYKPALQALDGQPFPESFTRGQQLAQLQNTELKARGPFCGFRKCGESGLEIADLFPHQQAIADDLCIVRSMQTEQINHDPAHFFMNTGSIIKGRPSMGSWLLYGLGAETEDLPGFVVFTSAGRYGQQPVSARQWSSGFLPSRFQGIQFQSRGDAVHYIGNPEGVCQSAQRQIVEEVQRLNGLLADQRYDPEIRTRIAQYEMAFRMQTSVPELTDFSGESAKTLELYGIREPGDGTFASNCLMARRLAERGVRFIQLYHRAWDHHGEIEAGMRSAAADVDRASAALVTDLRQRGLLDDTLVLWGGEFGRTPMGQGSGRDHHILAFSVWMAGGGVRPGIAWGETDELGYRAVQDVVHVHDLHATMLHLCGIDHQRLTFRYQGRDFRLTDVHGNVIRGLVG; encoded by the coding sequence ATGCACGCATCGCCGCCCCTATCCGAACGTTCGCAGGTGGACCTGTGCCGCCGCACCTTCCTCGGACGCTCGGCCTACGGCTTGGGCGGGATGGCCCTGGCAACCCTCCTGGGCCGGGGCCTCGATGCCAGGGCCGCCGAACCCGCGGGTTCCGAAGGACGCTGGCCGGGTGTGGTGACCACCCCCCACGCTCCGGTGCGGGCAAAGCGCATCATTCACCTCTGCATGGCGGGCGGACCGTCCCACCTCGAAACCTTCGACTACAAACCCGCCCTGCAAGCCCTCGACGGACAACCGTTCCCCGAGTCGTTCACACGCGGACAACAACTCGCCCAGTTGCAGAACACCGAACTGAAAGCGCGCGGCCCCTTCTGCGGATTCCGGAAGTGCGGTGAATCGGGCCTCGAAATCGCCGACCTGTTCCCCCACCAGCAGGCCATCGCCGACGACCTCTGCATCGTCCGCTCGATGCAGACGGAACAGATCAATCACGACCCCGCCCACTTCTTCATGAACACCGGTTCGATCATCAAGGGCCGGCCCAGCATGGGTTCCTGGCTCCTCTACGGTCTCGGAGCCGAGACCGAGGACCTGCCGGGCTTCGTCGTCTTCACGTCCGCCGGCCGCTACGGACAACAACCCGTGTCCGCCCGCCAGTGGTCCAGCGGATTCCTGCCCAGCCGCTTCCAGGGCATCCAGTTCCAGTCCCGCGGCGACGCCGTCCACTACATCGGAAACCCCGAGGGCGTCTGCCAGAGCGCCCAGCGCCAGATCGTCGAAGAGGTCCAACGCCTCAATGGCCTCCTTGCCGACCAACGCTACGACCCCGAAATCCGCACCCGGATCGCCCAGTACGAAATGGCCTTCCGCATGCAGACGTCTGTGCCCGAACTGACCGACTTCAGCGGCGAATCCGCCAAGACCCTCGAACTCTACGGCATTCGCGAACCCGGCGACGGCACCTTCGCCTCCAACTGCCTCATGGCCCGCCGCCTCGCCGAACGCGGCGTGCGCTTCATCCAGCTCTACCACCGCGCCTGGGACCATCACGGCGAAATCGAGGCCGGCATGCGCAGCGCCGCCGCCGATGTCGATCGTGCCTCAGCCGCCCTGGTCACCGACCTCAGGCAGCGCGGACTCCTCGACGACACCCTGGTGCTGTGGGGCGGTGAGTTCGGACGCACCCCCATGGGACAGGGCAGCGGCCGGGACCATCACATCCTCGCCTTCTCCGTCTGGATGGCCGGTGGCGGCGTGCGCCCCGGCATCGCCTGGGGTGAAACCGACGAACTGGGTTACCGCGCCGTGCAGGACGTCGTTCATGTCCACGACCTCCACGCCACCATGCTCCACCTCTGCGGCATCGATCACCAGCGCCTCACCTTCCGCTACCAGGGACGCGACTTCCGCCTCACCGACGTCCACGGCAACGTCATCCGCGGACTCGTGGGTTGA
- a CDS encoding asparagine synthetase B family protein has protein sequence MNVPVERVVDLLDPALNRLPSGFLEEARERVRSGDPAAVRTIPGSFALWAREGKKVRMARSLDRPMRYFLAKRHEGPALIVADRIDALYAWLKSEGLEGQFHPSYTRMVPAHYVVEIELVGCPDPDPVYRRFLDPERNSLSGQPDEIGAMYVSALSGEILKWLPTIPEDEPVGVCFSGGIDSGAVFILAYQAMRQLAMNPSRLKAFTLDLGGGADLAQARRFLESLGLALFHEPVEADPATLDPGEAVRIVEDYKPLDIEAATMLIALLKGIRARYPKWRHLADGDGGDENLKDYPIEENPELTIRSVVNNLMLYQEGWGVGKIKHSLTYSGGLSRSYTRTYAPMRHFGFAGFSPFTQPHVVEIAEGIPFAVLTGYDHQRLYELKGDIVRRGMKQVLGIDFPVFPKRRFQHGVLPLEELRRRVPDRERFYRRQFAEQYGEADR, from the coding sequence ATGAATGTCCCGGTCGAACGTGTGGTGGACTTGCTGGATCCGGCATTGAACCGCCTTCCATCGGGGTTCCTTGAGGAGGCCAGAGAGCGGGTGCGAAGCGGGGATCCGGCGGCGGTTCGGACGATTCCCGGGTCGTTCGCGTTGTGGGCGCGGGAGGGGAAAAAGGTGCGGATGGCGCGGTCGCTGGACCGGCCGATGCGATATTTCCTGGCGAAGCGGCACGAGGGTCCGGCGTTGATCGTGGCGGACCGGATTGACGCGCTCTATGCGTGGTTGAAGTCGGAGGGATTGGAGGGGCAGTTCCATCCGAGTTACACGCGGATGGTGCCGGCGCATTACGTGGTCGAGATCGAATTAGTTGGGTGTCCGGATCCGGACCCGGTGTACCGGCGGTTTCTGGATCCGGAGCGGAACTCACTTTCGGGGCAGCCGGACGAGATTGGGGCAATGTATGTTTCGGCGTTGTCGGGAGAGATTCTCAAGTGGCTGCCAACCATTCCGGAGGACGAGCCGGTCGGGGTGTGTTTCAGCGGGGGAATCGACAGCGGGGCGGTATTCATCTTGGCGTACCAGGCGATGCGGCAACTGGCGATGAACCCGTCGCGGCTGAAGGCGTTCACGCTGGATCTGGGTGGCGGGGCGGACCTGGCGCAGGCGCGGCGTTTTCTCGAGTCGCTGGGACTGGCGTTGTTCCATGAACCGGTCGAGGCGGATCCGGCGACACTCGATCCGGGGGAAGCGGTCCGGATCGTGGAGGACTACAAGCCGCTCGATATCGAGGCGGCGACGATGTTGATCGCGCTGCTGAAGGGGATTCGGGCGAGGTATCCGAAATGGCGCCATCTGGCGGACGGGGATGGCGGGGACGAGAACCTGAAGGACTATCCGATCGAGGAGAATCCCGAGCTGACGATCCGCTCGGTGGTGAACAACCTGATGCTGTACCAGGAGGGGTGGGGGGTGGGAAAGATCAAGCATTCGCTGACCTACAGCGGCGGGCTCAGCCGCAGCTATACGCGGACCTATGCGCCGATGCGGCATTTTGGATTCGCGGGGTTCAGTCCCTTCACCCAGCCGCACGTGGTCGAGATTGCGGAGGGGATTCCCTTTGCGGTGTTGACCGGGTACGACCACCAGCGGCTGTACGAGCTGAAGGGCGACATTGTGCGCCGGGGAATGAAGCAGGTGCTGGGGATCGATTTTCCGGTCTTCCCGAAGCGCCGGTTTCAACACGGGGTGCTGCCGTTGGAGGAATTGCGCCGGCGTGTGCCGGACCGTGAGCGTTTCTACCGACGGCAATTCGCGGAGCAGTATGGCGAGGCGGACCGTTGA
- a CDS encoding transposase has translation MRTPRITADPMLPATYHCMSRVAGGLHLLDDSGKNKLLNLLHHLARFCDIDIITFCMMSNHFHLLIRVPPKPLPDSIPDDVILAKLEDFYGPKATLPSLARAAVNKGQPIPDDIRQAVLSRIADLSIFLQEFKQRFSRWYNRRHDRTGYLWGERFRSVLVEDCPSTLRAIAAYIDLNPVRAGLVNDPKDYRFCGYAAALTGDKVIRRGIMGFLGATDWSAASAEYRLALYVIGGTSGRSDKRVFDPEAIRAELARGGELPLGQILRLRIRHMTDGVFLGSKEFVDQMWEQHRDKFGKRRKSGARIIRGAPIPGLTVLRDLRVNAVG, from the coding sequence ATGAGAACCCCGCGCATCACCGCCGACCCCATGCTCCCCGCCACCTATCATTGCATGTCCCGCGTCGCCGGCGGCCTACACCTCCTCGATGACTCCGGGAAGAACAAACTCCTCAATCTCCTCCACCACCTCGCCCGGTTCTGCGACATCGACATCATCACCTTCTGCATGATGTCCAACCACTTCCATCTCCTCATCCGCGTCCCCCCCAAGCCCCTTCCCGACTCCATCCCGGACGACGTCATCCTCGCCAAACTCGAGGACTTCTACGGGCCCAAGGCCACCCTCCCCTCCCTCGCCCGCGCCGCAGTCAACAAGGGCCAACCCATCCCCGACGACATCCGCCAGGCCGTCCTCTCCCGCATCGCCGACCTCTCCATCTTCCTTCAGGAGTTCAAGCAACGCTTCTCCCGCTGGTACAACCGCCGTCACGACCGCACCGGCTACCTTTGGGGCGAACGCTTCCGCAGTGTCCTGGTGGAAGACTGCCCCAGCACCCTGCGCGCCATCGCCGCCTACATCGACCTCAACCCCGTCCGCGCCGGGCTGGTCAACGATCCCAAAGACTACCGCTTCTGCGGCTACGCCGCCGCCCTCACCGGCGACAAGGTCATCCGCCGCGGAATCATGGGTTTCCTGGGCGCAACCGATTGGAGCGCTGCGTCAGCGGAATATCGCCTGGCCCTCTATGTGATTGGCGGGACGTCGGGGCGGAGCGACAAGCGGGTGTTCGATCCGGAGGCGATCCGGGCGGAACTGGCGCGGGGCGGAGAGTTACCGCTGGGCCAGATCCTGCGGCTACGGATCCGGCACATGACCGACGGGGTGTTCCTGGGATCGAAGGAGTTTGTGGACCAGATGTGGGAGCAGCACCGGGATAAGTTCGGGAAGCGACGCAAGAGCGGCGCTCGGATCATTCGAGGCGCCCCGATCCCGGGGCTCACCGTGTTGCGGGATCTCCGTGTCAATGCGGTGGGCTGA